The segment CACCACGCGGTCGGCGAGTCCCGGATGACGCCCGCTCGGCGTCATCCGCTACTTCACGCCCTTCATCAGCGCCAGCACGGGCTTCACCGACACCAGCAGTCCGATACCGACGACGATCGCGAGCCCGCCGAGGATCGCGAAGTACGGACCCTCGTTGTCCACATCGAAGAACTGGGCGAGCCAGCCCGAGATGGAGGTGCCGAGCGCGACCGACAGGAAGAACAGCGCCACCATCTGGGTGTGGAACATCTCGGGCGCGAGCTTGGTGGTCACCGAGAGTCCCACGGGGGAGACCAGCAGCTCGGCCACGGTGAACACGAACAGGATGCCCACCAGCGCGAGGAGCGGGGTGGAGTTCGGCCCTCCGCCGGCGAACGGCAGGAAGAGCAGGAAGGCGAGGCCCATGATCATCGTGCCGATGGCGAACTTCACCGGTGTCGACGGCTGGCGGGTGCCGAGCTTCAGCCACAGGGTGGCGAAGACGCCCGAGAGGATGATGATGAAGATCGGGTTGATGGACTGCACCCACGACACCGGCATCGTCCAGCCGAAGATGTCGCGGTTCAGCTTCTGGTCGGAGTAGATCGTCACCACGGTGAACTGCTGCTGGTACAGCGACCAGAACGCCACGCTGGTGATGAACAGCGGCAGGAATCCCCAGACCCGAGAGCGCTCGGTCGAGGTGATGCGGCGGCTGGAGAGGATGACGAAGAAGTAGGCGATCGTCGCGCCGAGCGTGACCACGATGACCACCAGCGAGAGGTTGTCGACCGTGATGACGCCGACGAGCAGCAGCACCACGATGAGCCCGAGCCCGGCAGCGGCGATGCCGATGAAGAGGCCGTAGCGGTGGCGCGGAAGCGGGTTCGGCACGATGCTCGCCTCGGGCGGGAGCTGCTTGCGGCCGAAGGAGTACTGGATGAGCCCCAGGGCCATGCCGACCGCGGCCAGGCCGAAGCCCCAGTGGAACCCCATCGTCGTCTGCAGGAGACCGGTCAGGAGCGGCCCGAAGAACGCGCCGAGGTTGATGCCGAGGTAGAACAGCGAGAACCCGGCGTCGCGGCGCGGGTCATCGGCGGTGTACAGCGTGCCGACCACGGAGGTGGCGTTGGCCTTCAGTCCGCCCGATCCGAGGGCGACGAGGATGAGGCCGACGGTGACCCCGAGGAATCCGGGGAGGAGCGCGAGGGCGATGTGCCCCGCCATGATCACGATCGCGCTGTAGAAGAGCACCCGCTCGGAGCCGAGGATGCGATCGGCGATCCAGGCGCCGAGGATGGTGGAGAGGTAGACCGATCCGCCGTAGGCGCCGACGATGCCTGCCGCGACGGTCTCGGGCAGGCCGAGGCCGCCCTGCGTCGTGGAGTAGTAGAGGTAGATGAGCAGGATGCCCTGCATGCCGTAGAAGCTGAAGCGCTCCCACATCTCCACGCCGAAGACATGGGCGAGCGCCCACGGCTGGCCGAAGAACCGGGTGTCGTGGTCGCCCTTACCGCGCCCGAAGGCGGCCGCGGCGTCGGTGCCGCTGTCGTCGGCGGCGCGCTGCCCTGCGGGCGTGCGGGCTTCACGATCTGCGGCCGCCGTTGCGCCCGTGGGGGGTCCTACGGGCACCTGCTCCGGTGCCCGGTCGCGGTCGTCGCTGTCCATGCGATGACCATACGCCCGGGCGGGGGGCTCAGCCAGTGACGCGCTCGTGCTCCGGCAGCGCGGGGCGCCGTTCGCGCGAGTCGTGGCGGCGCGGGATGAAGAGGGCGACCACGAGCGCGACGATCGCCGCGGCGCCCCCGAGGATGAACGACATCTGGAACGCCGTGCCGGTCGGGACGTCGACACCCTGGAACGGGGTGACGTACGTGGCCAGTACAACGCCGATGACGGCGGCGGCGGTGCTCGTGCCGAGCGAGCGGAAGAGCGCGTTGAGTCCGTTGGAGGCGCCCGTCTCGGACTGCGGCACCGAGCGCATGATGAGCATCGGCATCGCGGCGTACCCGAAGCCGATTCCGACGCCGATGAGGATGTTCGCGACCAGGATCTCCCACACCTCGGTGGAGAACAGCAGCGTGTAGCCGTAGGCGGCGATGAGGGCGAGTGCGCCGAGGACGAGGAGCAGGCGCGGCCCGAAGAGGCGGGCCAGGCGCCCCGAGAAGGGAGAGAGGAGCATCATCATCAGCCCCGCCGGCATGACGACCAGGCTCGCGGCGATGAGCGAGAGCCCGAAGCCGCCGGTCGCGACGGGAAGCTCGAGCATCTGCGGGTAGACCACGTTCGATGCGAACAGCGAGAAGCCCATTGCGATCGAGGCGATGTTGGTCAGGAGCACCGGGCGGCGCGCGGCGACACGCAGATCGAGGAGCGGTTCGCTGATGCGCAGCTCGTACCAGCCCCACGCGACCAGGATGGCGAGCCCGCCGAGCCCGAGCGCCAGGACGGCGGGAGAGCCCCAGCCCCACTCGTTCCCCCGGGAGATCGCCAGCAGCACGCCCAGCAGGCCGATCGACATGCCGGCCGCGCCGACATAGTCGAAGCGCCCGGCGGTGCGCAGCGTACTCACCGGAACGATCCACAGCACCAGGCCGAAGACGACGACGCCGAGACCGGCCGACATCCAGAACAGCACATGCCAGTCGCTGCGCTCGGTGATGAGGGCGCTGATGGGAAGGCCCAGTGCCCCACCGACGCCGAGGGTCGCGCTGATGAGCGCGATGGCGGTGTCGACGCGGTTCTCGTGGAGCACGTCGCGGAGGATCGAGATCCCGAGCGGGACGACGCCGGTCACCGCCCCCTGCAGGGCGCGCCCGACGATCACCCCCACGATCCCGGGCGAGAGCGCGGCGATCACCGAACCGATGACGAGGAGGGTCAGGAGCACCAGCACGATGCGGCGCTTGCCGTACATGTCGCCGAGGCGCCCGGCGACGGGGGTGCTGATCGCGGCGGCCAGAAGGGTGGCGGTCACCACCCACGCGGTGTCTTCGCGGCTGGCGTCCAGAAGCTCGGGGAGCTTGGACTGGATGGGCACCACAAGGGTGAACATGAAGGATGACGCGAGCCCGGCGACGGCGAGCACGGCGACGATCGCCCCCTGTCGAGGGTTTCGGCTGAGGCTCTTCCGGGTGTCCTCAGCTCGATCTCGCACCGGGTAAGCCTACTCCCGTACAGCGAGTGCGGCGCTCGCTGAGTGAACAAGTGTGCGCTGAACGCACGGGCACTATCGCCGAGCTGATGCCCGGGGTGTCGCTGGAGCACTGGGGCACCCAGCGACGGGGAGAAGAACCTCGCGAGTAGGGTGAGGCCATGGCCGAGGCATCCGTTCCCACTCCGCCCGGAATAGCCCTTCGCCCACTCGACACGGTGGAGGCTGTCCACACTGCCTCGGCGGTGCTGTCGGAGGTGTGGGGCGGTGACCGATCGGGCATGCCGCCGAACCTCTTGCGCGCGCTCGCGCACACCGGCAATTACGCCATGGGTCTCTACGCCGAGGAGCGGATGGTCGGCGCCTCCGTCGCATTCTTCGCCGCGCCCGCCGCCCGCTCGATGCACTCGCACATCACCGGCGTCCTCCCCGGACACCAGAGCCAGGGTCTCGGGCGGATCCTCAAGCAGCATCAGCGCGAGTGGGCGCTCGCGCGCGACGTCGGGCACATCACCTGGACCTTCGACCCGCTCGTCGCGCGCAACGCCCACTTCAATCTCCAGGTGCTCGGCACAAGGGTCACCGAGTACCTGGTGAACCACTACGGCGCGATGGACGACGGGGTCAACCGGGGCGACCAGACCGATCGGATCCTGGTGTCGTGGGCGCTCGCCGCGCCGCCGGTGCCGACACCCGCCGATGACCGGGTCGTCGCCGAGGTGCCCGTGCCCTCCGACATCGCCGCGATCCGGCGCGACACTCCGGCCGAGGCGGCTGCCTGGCGCCGGCACGTGCGAGCAGCGCTGCTCGGGCGCCTCGCCGAGGGTCTCGTCATCGGCGGGTTCGACGCCTCCCGCGGCTACCTGCTGGTGCGGCCGTGATCCCGCCGGACTGGACCCCTCACCGCCGCGACGATGGCGAACTCATCGGCTGGATCTCGGTCGGCCGGCGTCCGAAACCGTCGACGCGCATCCCGCTCCCCTGGCCGGCGCTCGCTGCGCTGCGGCCGCGACGGCCGGACGACCCGGACGGGCGTCTGTTCGGCTGAGGGACGTATCAGATCCGCTGGCCGGGCCTCTCTTCTGATGACGCTGGGGGCGTCATGACAGGGGAGTCCGACATGAATCTGCGCACCACGATGTTCCCGACCACCGCTGACGGTGCGGCGCGTCGTCTCACCGCACGCATGGTGCGGCGACTTCGTCCGCGGCGGGCGCGCTCGACCTTCCGGCCGCTGAACGCATCGTCGGTCGGCTGACACGGGGGCACGGTCGATCCAGGGAGTAGCAGACCCCTGGAAGCTTCGGATGATCCAGGGCATGGTGGGGGATGCGAGACGAATCGTCATCCACCCGCTGACAGAACGGTCACGGCATGCCTGGGAACACCCCATCTCCCCATTCAGCGGACGACAGTGCCGACGATGCCGGTCGTCCCGCAGCGTCTTCCCGTGCGATCAGCGACCACGGGCTGATCGGTGATATGCGCTCGGCCGCGCTCGTCGCCGATGACGGGACGGTCGACTGGTTCTGCCCGGGCCGGTTCGATGCGCCCAGCGTCTTCGGGGCGATCCTCGACCCGGACCGCGGTGGCCACTGGCGGATCGGACCGACCGACCCCGAGGCGACGAGCCGGCAGTTCTATCTGCCGGACACCAATGTGCTCGTCACCCGTTTCGCAACAGCGAGCGGCGTGGTCGAGGTCTGGGACGCGATGATCGTCGAGCGCGCGCACGACACCGAGCACCGGCAGCGGTTGGTTCGCAACGTCGTGGGCGTCCGCGGCTCCCTCGACATGCGGTGCGAGATATCGCCGCAGTTCGATTACGGCAGGCGCCCGCATCGAGCGGACATCAGCGGTCACGGCGCGGTGTTCTCAGATGAGCGCACCGTTCTGAGCCTTCACACGCCCGTGGCGCTGCGGGTGGTCGACGCGACGGCGTCGGCGGAGATGACTGTCACCGTCGGGGACGAGTACGAGTTCATGCTCGTCGTCGGATCCCCCGGCGACGAGCAGGACGACTCCGTTCCGTCCACGCGGCCGTTGATCGACGCGACAGTCGCCTTCTGGCAGGGGTGGCTGCGGCAGTCGCAGTACCGCGGACGGTGGCGGGAAGCCGTGCACCGGTCAGCGCTGGTGTTGAAGCTGCTGACCCACGAACCGACCGGTGCCGTCATCGCCGCGCCCACCACGTCGCTTCCCGAAGTCCTCGGCGGCGAGCGGAACTGGGATTATCGACACGTCTGGGTGCGTGACGCCGCGTTCTCGATGTACGCCCTGCTGCGGCTGGGCTTCATCGAGGAGGCGCGGGGCTTCATCAACTGGCTCATGAGCCGGCTGGAAGACCGCGCCCACTGCGACGACAGCCTGGGACCGCTTCGGTCGATGTACGACATCGACGGCAACACCACCAGCGGGGAGTTCACCCTCGATCACTGGCGCGGGCACCGAGACAGCACGCCGGTTCGGGTGCGGAACGACGCCGCCGACCAGCTGCAGCTCGATGTCTACGGCGAGCTGATCGATTCCGTCTACCTGTACGACAAGCACAGTGACGGCATCGGTTACGACGATTGGAGCCGACTCACCGGAGCCGCAGACTGGCTCGCGGAGAATTGGCGGCGTCCCGATGAGGGGATCTGGGAGACCCGGGGCGGAAGGCGGGAGCACACCTACTCCCGGGTCATGAGCTGGGTGGCATTCGAGCGGTTGCTCCGCATGGCGCGCAGCCGCGGTCTGCCGGGAGATCTCCCGCAGTGGATGCGGGTGAAGGACGAGATCGCCGCCAGTGTCTTCTCCGACGGCTGGAACGACGAGCTCGGCGCCTTCACGCAGTACTCGCACAGCGACGTCCTCGACTCCTCTCTGCTGCTCATGCCGGCAGTGAAGTTCGTGTCGCCCTCCGACCCGCGGTTCCGTTCGACGGTCGCCGCGATCGAGCGGGAGCTCGTCACCGACACCCTCGTGTTCCGGTATCACGCCGCCCGATCCCCTGACGGCTTGAACGGCGAAGAGGGGACGTTCTCGATGTGCTCGTTCTGGTATGTCGAAGCACTCACCCGGACAGGGCGGCTGGATGAGGCGAAGCTCGCACTCGAGAAGATGTTCACCTACGCCAATCCGCTCGGACTCTATGCCGAGGAGGTCGGGCTGAACGGCGCGCAGCTCGGCAACTTCCCCCAGGCGTTCACCCACTTCTCCCTCATCAGCGCCGCAGTCAATCTCGATCGCGCGATCGGCTGACGCGGCAGACGGCCCCGCGCACCGCCTGAGACCCGGCGTACGCTGAGCGCATGCCCATCGCTCAGCCCGCGGCATCCGTGTCTATCGAGGGGTTCGAGCTGCGCGTGCTCCACCTGCCGCTGGTCTCGCCCTTCACGACCTCGTTCGGCACCGAGACGGTGCGCGAGGTGATCGTCGTCCGGGCCCTCACCGCCGACGGCGACGGGTGGGGGGAGGTCGTCACGGGGGCGGCGCCGCTGTACTCCAGCGAGTACACCCAGGGTGCGTGGGACGTCGCGACACGCTTCCTCGTGCCGGCCCTGCTCGAGCGCGGGCGGGTCGCGCCCCACGAGGTGCCCGGCGTCTTCGCTCCCATCGTCGGACACCGCATGGCCAAGGCCGGCCTCGAACTCGCCGTCCTCGATGCGGCGCTGCGCGCCGAGTCGCGCTCGCTCGGGGCGTTCCTGGGGGCGAAGGTCGACCGGGTGCCCTCCGGCGTCTCGGTGGGACTGCAGCGCGACCCGGCGGCGCTCGCCGACGCCGTCGGCGCCTACCTCGCCGAGGGGTACGTGCGCATCAAGATCAAGATCAAGCCAGGGCGGGATGTCGCCGACACCGCCGCCGTGCGCGACGCGTTCGGCGAGGTGCCGCTGCAGGTCGACGCGAACTCGGCGTACACCCTCGCCGACATCGACACCCTGGCGGCTCTCGACGCCTTCGATCTGCTCCTGATCGAGCAGCCGCTGCAGGAGGACGACCTCGTCGACCACGCCGTGCTCGCCGAGCGCGTGCGCACGCCCATCTGCCTGGACGAGTCGATCGTCTCGGCCAAGGCCGCCGGTGATGCGCTCGCGCTGGCGGCGGCGTCGGTGATCAACATCAAGGCGGGCCGGGTAGGGGGGTATCTCGAGGCGGTGCGCATCCACGACCTGTGCGTGGCCGCGGGGGTGCCCGTCTGGTGCGGCGGCATGCTCGAGACCGGCATCGGTCGGGCCGCCAATGCGGCCCTCGCCGCCCTTCCCGGCTTCACGCTGCCCGGCGACGTGTCGGCGGCGAGCAGGTTCTACCACCGCGACATCGTGACCGAGCCCGCGGTGCTCGAAGACGGGCACGTGCGGGTGCCGACCGGCCCGGGGCTCGGAGTCGAGATCGATCGGTCGTTCCTCGACGAGGTCACCGCGGAGCGGGTCGAGATCCGGAGATAGCGCCGGTGCGGTGTCCCCAACTCCTGCAGATCGGTGGTCGACGTCGTCGACACGCCGAGCGGAAGGTCCATGGTCGCCGATTCTGCAGGAGTTCGGTCGCCCTCGCCGTCGGGCTCCTCCTGACGGGCTGCGCCGGTGGCGGCGAACCGGGTGATGCTGCCTCCCCCGGCGCGCCGGCCCTCCCCGACGGCGTCACCGTGGAGATCGTCCAGCTGCGCGCCGACGTCGCGGTGCGTCAGGCGCAGGTGCACGTCGTCAACGACGGCGACACCGACCTCGAGATCGGCGAGGTCGCCGTCGACGACCCCCGCTTCGTCGCCCCCGCGTCCCGCGTACTCCCCGGCCGCACGAGCCGCGTGCCCGCCGGCGGCGAGGTCGACATCCGTGTACAGCTGCCGGAGGTGGCGTGCTCCGCCCGCGAGGCGGACACGGCGGACTCGACGGCGGAGCCGACCGTGGAGCTGACGTTCCTCGCCGACGGCATCGAGAGCACCGCGCGCGTCGCCGCTGCCGACCCTCTGGGCTTCCTCGCGCCCCTCCACGAGCGGGAGTGCCGGGCGGCCGCGCTCGCCGAGGCCGCGACGCTGGAATTCACCGGGTTCGCTCCCGCGGCGACGGGAGCGCCGGCAACCCTCGAGCTGACGGCGACCCCGACCGGTCGCGGCGGAGAGGCGACGGTCGTCGCGGTGCAGGCGACCAACCTGCTCGACTTCGGCCCGGCGACCGTCGACGGGGCGTTCCCGCTCGATCTGCGGGTGTCGCCCGGCGACGCCGAGCCCGTCGTCGTCGACATCCCGATCCTCCCCTCGCGGTGCGATCCGCACGCGGTGCAGGAGGACAAGCGGGGCACGATCTTCGACGTCCGGCTGAGCATCGACGGTGAGCCGGGAGAGATCGAGCTCTTCGTCGGCGACGCGCTTCGCGGCGACATCCTCACCTGGGTGTCGAGCTGGTGCGGGTTCTCAGGCTCGGACTAGTCCTCGCGCGCCGGACCCACCCCGCCGTGCACCGCGATGCCGTCGAGGGCATCGAGGATCGCCACGCCGAGCGACCCGCCGGCATGCCAGGGGGTGTATGCCTCGGTCCACCAGCGGGTGGTCTCGGGCGGCGTCACGCCTGGCAGCACGCGCGCCAGCTCGCGGACCTCGGGCACGAGGCGCGGTCGCAGCACCGACAGCACCACGACGCCGTCGGCGATGACCTGCAGAACAGCGCCGTCATCCAGGGGGCGCAGCTCGAAGGGTGCGTCGCCGCCGGACACCCGGTCGTGGACGGATGCCGCGGCCCGGCCGATCGCGGTGGCATCGACCGGGTCGGGGGTGAGCACCACGCTGCTACGAGGCATCGGACATCCTCCGTCGGCGTCGCGGACCCGGTGCCGCGGTTTCGGGCTGTGGCGCCGGCTGTGGCGCCGGCGCCGGCGCCGAAACCGCTCCGGCTTCGAAGCGCGCCACCTGAACAAGCGTCGGCCGCTCGCCACGCCGCGCGAGGCGTCCGCGGCCGGCGATCATCGGCTCGGCATACAGCTTGGGGAGCAGCTGCCCCTCGGCGCGGTCGCCCGACATGATCAGGGCCGTGCCGCCGGTGTCTCGGATGCCCTGCAGCGCCAGGTCGAACATCGCGCGCGAGGCTCCGGCGACCGGCCGGCTGACCACGACGTTCAGGCGCAGGTCGCGCGCCGAGGCGAGGTAGGGCAGAAGCGGGCGGAGCGGCTCGGTGCCGCCGGCGGCGAGGATGTCGAAGTCGTCGGCGACGACCAGGATGCGGGGGCCTGGGGCCGATCGGTCGATTGCGCGCTTCTCGAGCTCGGTCGCGATCGACTCCGCCAGCTGGCGTCCCTGACGACCCGAGGTGGCGTGTCCGCCGAGGTAGGCGTCGGGCACGTCCGCGGCGAGCTCACCGCGCGCGTCGAGCAGGCCGACGACGAGCTCTTCGGGCGAGTAGCGGTCGATCGCGCCCTGCACGACGCCCCGGAGGGTCGTGGTCTTGCCGCAGCGACTGTCGCCGAAGACGAGCAGGTGCGGGTCGCCGGTGGCGAGGTCGAGGGCGACCGGCTGCATGGTGTCCTGGCGGATGCCGAAGGGGATCGCATCGGGCTCGTCGAGCGCGTCGGGAAGCTCGGCGGGCTCGAGCACCTCGGGGAGGAGCCGGATGGGCGCGGCCTCGGGCCCCTGCCACCGCGCGGCGCTCTCGCGGGCGATGCGTTCGAGGGCGGCGCCGATGTCGTCGTCGGCCTCCTCCAGGAGCGGCAGCGCGATCTGGGCGAACAGCTTCTCGTCGGTGAGCACCCGGCCCGGCTCGTCGGCGCGGAGGGTGGTGGAGAGCTTGCGGGCGATCTGCGAGTCGGCCGGATCGTTGAGCTTCAGCCCCAGGCGCGTGCCGACGAGGTTCTGCAGGTTCATCCGCAGCTCGTTCCAGCGAGACAGGGTCACCACGACGTGGATGCCGAAACTGCCGCCGCGCTCGAGCAGCTGCGCGATGGGTGCCTCGAGGTCTTCGAACTCGGTGCGGACGGCGCCGAGGCCATCGACGAGCAGCACCACGTCGGCGCTCGGGAGCTCGGGGAGCCGACCGGCGGCGTGCTGGCGGCGCATGTCCGCGAGGGAATCGAGGTTCTGCTCGCGGAAGACCCGCTCCCGCACGGCCAGCATGCCGGTGAGCTCTTCCAGCAGTCGTCCCAGACGCTCCCGGTGCCCGCGTGTGGCGACGCCGCCGACGTGGGGGAAGGGCTCGATCCGCGCCAGTCCACCGCCGGTGAGGTCCATGCCGTAGACGCTCACCTCGCGCGGCGAGTGGGTGAAGGCGAGCGCGGTCGCGAGGGTTCGCAGGAACGTCGACCGGCCCGACTGCGGGGCGCCCATGATCGACACGTGACCGCCCGAGCGGGTGAGGTCGAGCAGCCACGGCTCCTGCCGCTGCCGGCTCGGGTCATCGAGCAGGCCGATGGGCGCCTTCAGGGTGCCGGCGACGCTCTCGCCCTCGCTGCTGGGGAGCACCCCGCCGAGGGTGAGCACGGGCGGGAGAGGCGGAAGCCACACCGGGCGGGTGCGCGCGACACCGCGTGCGACGCGCTCGGTCGCGGCCTGCACCAGGGTGCGCCCGGTGAGGGGAACCTCGGGCTGCGAGCTGTCGAGCCCGTCGGGGTCGCCGGGGTCGACGTCCGCGACACGGACGTCGTACGGCGGCAGGGGCAGCACCGGCGGCGCCGCCTCGCGCTCGGGGCCGCGTTCGACCCGCTCGGGCACGGGGCCCGAGACGAATCCTGCGCGGAACCGCGTGTAGACCGAGGTGTCGACCTTGAGGTAGCCGAACCCGGGGATCGCGGGCAGATGGAACGCGTCGGGGCTGTCGAGCACGACGGCCGACTCGGCCTCGCTGAAGGTGCGCAGGCCGATGCGGTACGACAGGTAGGTGTCGAGGCCGCGCAGGCGCCCCGCCTCGATGCGCTGGCTCGAGAGCAGCAGGTGCACGCCGATCGATCGACCGATGCGCCCGATGGTGAGGAGAAGCTCGACGAAGTCGGGCTCGGCGGTGAGAAGCTCGCCGAATTCGTCGATGACGAGGAAGAGGTGCGGGAGCGGCGGAAGATCGTCGCGTTCGCGACGCAGCTGGCGGTAGTGCCCGATGGATGCCGCGTTGCCGGCCTCCTTCAGCAGGCGCTGGCGGCGCACCACCTCGCCCTGGATGCTCGCGCGGGCCCGCTCGGTCAGCTGCGGGTCGTCGGCGAGGTTGTCGATGATGCCGGCCACATGGGGGAGCTGGGCGAACGGCGCGAAGGCCGCGCCGCCCTTGTAGTCGACGAGGATCATCGACAGATCGTCGGGGGCGTGGGTCAGGGCGAGCCCGAGGATGAGCGTGCGCAGCAGCTCGCTCTTGCCCGATCCGGTCGCTCCGATGCAGATGCCGTGGGGGCCCATGCCGAGCTGGGCCGATTCCTTCAGGTCGAGCAGAACCGGAGCGCCGCTGTCGTCGATGCCGATCGGCACGCGCAGGAAGTCTCCGGCGCTGCGGGGACGCCAGGCCGAGCCGACATCGATCGTGTCGACGTCGGCGACGCCGAGCAGCTCGGTGACGTCGGGGGCGAGCACGGTCCCGCTGTCGGTGGAGCTCGTGCGGGTGAGGCGGAGGCCGGCGAGGGGACGGCCGATCACCTCGAGGAGTGCGATGTCGACGGGGTCGGGCTGGATGTCGGTGACGGCGGGGACGCCGGTTCCCGGCGTCTCCACGGTGGCGGTCCCTTCTGCGAGGGTGATGCGCGTGGCGACGGTCGAGGGCTCCTTCAGTCGGTCGTCGACGACGTGGACGACGGTGACACCGAGGTCGGCGAGGTCGAAGGCGGCATCGATGCGCGGGAGCGCGGTCGCGGCCGCTCCGTCCTCGTCGATGAAGATGACGAGACGTCCGGGCTTGGTGCGTCGCCCGGCGCGGCGGGCTGCGGCGGTGGCGGCGGCTCGGTCTCGCAGCTCGTCGCGCAGCAGGGTGAGGAGCTCCGGCAGGGACGGCGCGATGCGGCGGGCGGCGAGGGCGCCGGCGGGGATGTCGCTCGCGGCGACGTGGGGCAGCAGGTCGAATCCGCGCCACTCGTCGCGCACCCGCTCGGGGAGGACGGCGGCCAGGTGGACGTCGTCTGGCGAGTGCAGTGCGGCGATCTGCGCGGCGATCCCGCGGCACACCTGGAGGGCTGCCTCGCGGTCCCCGACGATCGAGACCTGGCCGCCCCGCTCGAGGTCGATCTGGGCCGGCATGCCCTGCGAGAGACCGGCGAGGCGTACCATCCGCTCGGCTGATTCGCGCATCACCGGGTCGAACGGCTGCACCGGATTCTGCTCCGGCGGCAGCGCGACCTCGACCGCGCGCAGGTCGGCGGTGCCGATCCTGACGCGCAGGAAATCGGCGTCGCTCGGGCGGCGCTCCCACCGTCGCGCCGGATTGAGCGCGACCTCGACGAGGGTCGCCGGCGCCGGATGGAGGGCGAGCAGGGACTCGCGATGGGCGTCGGCGAGCTCGCGCACGTCGCCGCGGGTGCGCTCGAGGTAGTCGAGATACCGCTCGCGCTGCAGGCGGCGCTGGCGCGCGGCGTTGCCGCGCGAGCCGAAGGCCATGCCGACTCCGCCGACCAGGGCGACGACGAGGATGACGGCGCCGACGACGACCATGATCGGGTTGTTGCGCAGCAGCACGATCATCGTGATCGACGACAGGCTCCCCACGACCGGGAGGAGGGACTGGATGGGGAAGCCCGAAGCCCCTTCGCCGAGGGGAGGCGGCGGCGCGAGCATGATGTCGGCCGGCGGCTCGACCGGGGTGGTGAGGCGCGCGGGGCGGTGGATGACGCGAAGGGTCATGCGCTGACCTCCCGTCCGCCGGCCA is part of the Microbacterium sp. ET2 genome and harbors:
- the eccCa gene encoding type VII secretion protein EccCa, which codes for MTLRVIHRPARLTTPVEPPADIMLAPPPPLGEGASGFPIQSLLPVVGSLSSITMIVLLRNNPIMVVVGAVILVVALVGGVGMAFGSRGNAARQRRLQRERYLDYLERTRGDVRELADAHRESLLALHPAPATLVEVALNPARRWERRPSDADFLRVRIGTADLRAVEVALPPEQNPVQPFDPVMRESAERMVRLAGLSQGMPAQIDLERGGQVSIVGDREAALQVCRGIAAQIAALHSPDDVHLAAVLPERVRDEWRGFDLLPHVAASDIPAGALAARRIAPSLPELLTLLRDELRDRAAATAAARRAGRRTKPGRLVIFIDEDGAAATALPRIDAAFDLADLGVTVVHVVDDRLKEPSTVATRITLAEGTATVETPGTGVPAVTDIQPDPVDIALLEVIGRPLAGLRLTRTSSTDSGTVLAPDVTELLGVADVDTIDVGSAWRPRSAGDFLRVPIGIDDSGAPVLLDLKESAQLGMGPHGICIGATGSGKSELLRTLILGLALTHAPDDLSMILVDYKGGAAFAPFAQLPHVAGIIDNLADDPQLTERARASIQGEVVRRQRLLKEAGNAASIGHYRQLRRERDDLPPLPHLFLVIDEFGELLTAEPDFVELLLTIGRIGRSIGVHLLLSSQRIEAGRLRGLDTYLSYRIGLRTFSEAESAVVLDSPDAFHLPAIPGFGYLKVDTSVYTRFRAGFVSGPVPERVERGPEREAAPPVLPLPPYDVRVADVDPGDPDGLDSSQPEVPLTGRTLVQAATERVARGVARTRPVWLPPLPPVLTLGGVLPSSEGESVAGTLKAPIGLLDDPSRQRQEPWLLDLTRSGGHVSIMGAPQSGRSTFLRTLATALAFTHSPREVSVYGMDLTGGGLARIEPFPHVGGVATRGHRERLGRLLEELTGMLAVRERVFREQNLDSLADMRRQHAAGRLPELPSADVVLLVDGLGAVRTEFEDLEAPIAQLLERGGSFGIHVVVTLSRWNELRMNLQNLVGTRLGLKLNDPADSQIARKLSTTLRADEPGRVLTDEKLFAQIALPLLEEADDDIGAALERIARESAARWQGPEAAPIRLLPEVLEPAELPDALDEPDAIPFGIRQDTMQPVALDLATGDPHLLVFGDSRCGKTTTLRGVVQGAIDRYSPEELVVGLLDARGELAADVPDAYLGGHATSGRQGRQLAESIATELEKRAIDRSAPGPRILVVADDFDILAAGGTEPLRPLLPYLASARDLRLNVVVSRPVAGASRAMFDLALQGIRDTGGTALIMSGDRAEGQLLPKLYAEPMIAGRGRLARRGERPTLVQVARFEAGAVSAPAPAPQPAPQPETAAPGPRRRRRMSDAS